In one window of Methanococcoides methylutens DNA:
- a CDS encoding class I SAM-dependent methyltransferase yields MSNIMPFERYTARYEKWFEDNVPVYSSELDALRVNMPSFSRGIEVGVGSGRFAAPLNIYLGMDPASSMLDISRKRGIEVVRGVAEKLPFADSSFDLVLMVTTICFLDDIASAFREVNRILMPGGSFVMGFIDKNSPVGRSYQEKKANNIFYNLATFYSVEDAVSLLNASGFDDLFFTQTIFRDLKGIKDLEPVLHCHGQGSFVVIRAVK; encoded by the coding sequence ATGTCAAACATAATGCCCTTTGAAAGATACACAGCCAGATACGAAAAATGGTTCGAGGATAACGTTCCTGTCTATAGTTCAGAGCTTGATGCGTTGAGGGTTAATATGCCATCCTTTTCAAGAGGAATTGAGGTTGGCGTTGGGAGTGGCAGGTTCGCAGCCCCGCTGAACATTTATTTAGGTATGGACCCCGCGTCCAGTATGTTAGATATCTCCCGAAAAAGAGGAATTGAAGTTGTTCGGGGTGTAGCAGAAAAACTTCCTTTTGCAGATTCCAGCTTTGACCTTGTACTGATGGTCACAACTATCTGTTTCCTGGATGATATTGCATCTGCATTCAGGGAAGTGAACAGGATCCTGATGCCAGGTGGTTCCTTTGTTATGGGATTTATAGACAAGAACAGCCCTGTTGGCAGATCATATCAGGAAAAAAAGGCGAATAATATTTTCTATAACCTGGCAACTTTCTATTCTGTGGAAGATGCTGTGTCCCTACTCAATGCATCCGGTTTTGATGATCTGTTCTTCACCCAGACGATCTTCAGGGATCTGAAGGGCATAAAGGATCTCGAGCCTGTGCTACATTGCCATGGGCAAGGCTCCTTTGTGGTAATCAGGGCTGTTAAATGA